TCTCTACGGCCATATTAATATAAATAGTCTGTCAGTAAATAAAGGATCGGCTGTCAGTGCCGGGCAAAAACTGGCAGTATTAGGTAATGCCTGTTCTTCCCAAACAGACTACGAGCGCAAGCATTTGCATTTTGCCATTCATAAAGGCGCGGGTATAAATTTTCGCGGCTATGTTAATTCTCCTGCCGAACTTTCCGCCTGGTTTAACCCGGCAGAAGTGCTAAGATTGAATCATGCCCAATAAGTCCCTGATCATGTTGGGAATGGCGGTTGGTTCAACGATCGGCGGCTATGTTCCCGTATTATTGGGAGCGGATTTTCTGTCTTTCTGGGGCATTATTGGCAGCATTATCGGGGGACTTCTGGGAATTTATTTGGCCTACAAAGCCACAGCTTAAAACAAGCTCTCCTGTTTTGCCGCGATAGTAAAGTTTGCCGGGTACGAAAAATCCACATCTACGGTCCGAACCGTGTTCCAGAAATCTTTATATTTTAGTTGTTTGTGTTTTCGTCCGTGATCGTAAATCTTCCGGGTGATTTCCACATCCATCTCGCAATATTTCTGCAGTTTCGCCAGACTTTCCGGATCACCGGCGGTAAAATATTTTATGGCGTTTTCCCCGCGGTCAATTTTGGCTTCTCCCAGGGTTTCTTTGGCCACAGAGTTTAGAGATACTCTTCGGCCGGAAGCATCTTTTAATTCGGCCAAAATGTCGAAATGGGAAAGTTTTGAGAATTGCGCCGGCGCGTAAGGCTTAAG
The Patescibacteria group bacterium genome window above contains:
- a CDS encoding ribonuclease H-like domain-containing protein → MVCEVIFDVETKKFFDEIDGHDPADLGVSIVSLYTRQLNDNLEETSGEMLSFFEKDFEKMWNYFLKADRVIGFNSLHFDVPALKPYAPAQFSKLSHFDILAELKDASGRRVSLNSVAKETLGEAKIDRGENAIKYFTAGDPESLAKLQKYCEMDVEITRKIYDHGRKHKQLKYKDFWNTVRTVDVDFSYPANFTIAAKQESLF